The following proteins are co-located in the Nocardioides piscis genome:
- a CDS encoding thiamine pyrophosphate-dependent enzyme produces MTEAPIRFYQVGSFAVGNRLLPLEVRTVQAESDRSNAITSGHRACQGCGEALGARYALDAAMAATKGQMFAVNATGCLEVFSTPYPETSWRLPWLHSLFGNAPAVATGVAAALKAQGRDDIRVVAQGGDGGTVDIGFACLSGMFERNDDVLYICYDNEGYMNTGVQRSGATPPAARTMTTQAVGDDPGNVFGQGKDVPRIAMAHEIPYVATATVADLHDLEAKATKAMSMRGARYLHVLVPCPLGWGSESSATLAVARGATQSGLFPVFEAEGGEVTGVTPIRRQVPVEDYLSMQKRFAHLFSPRRRDDVIARVQAQADKNIRRYGLLEES; encoded by the coding sequence ATGACAGAGGCTCCCATCCGCTTCTACCAGGTCGGCTCGTTCGCGGTCGGCAACCGGCTGCTGCCGCTGGAGGTGCGCACCGTCCAGGCCGAGAGCGACCGCAGCAACGCGATCACCTCCGGTCACCGCGCCTGTCAGGGCTGCGGAGAGGCCCTCGGTGCGCGCTACGCCCTCGACGCGGCGATGGCTGCCACGAAGGGGCAGATGTTCGCCGTCAACGCGACGGGCTGCCTGGAGGTGTTCTCCACCCCCTACCCCGAGACCTCGTGGCGCCTGCCTTGGCTGCACTCGCTGTTCGGCAACGCCCCCGCCGTGGCGACGGGGGTGGCCGCGGCGCTCAAGGCGCAGGGGCGCGACGACATCCGCGTGGTCGCGCAGGGCGGTGACGGCGGCACGGTCGACATCGGCTTCGCGTGCCTGTCGGGCATGTTCGAGCGCAACGACGACGTGCTCTACATCTGCTACGACAACGAGGGCTACATGAACACCGGCGTCCAGCGCTCCGGGGCCACCCCGCCGGCCGCGCGGACGATGACCACCCAGGCGGTCGGCGACGACCCGGGCAACGTGTTCGGGCAGGGCAAGGACGTGCCACGAATTGCGATGGCCCACGAGATCCCCTACGTCGCCACCGCCACCGTCGCCGATCTCCACGACCTGGAGGCCAAGGCGACCAAGGCGATGTCGATGCGTGGAGCGCGCTATCTCCACGTCCTCGTGCCGTGTCCGTTGGGGTGGGGGTCAGAGTCGTCGGCGACGCTCGCCGTGGCGCGCGGTGCGACGCAGTCGGGACTCTTCCCCGTGTTCGAGGCGGAGGGCGGGGAGGTCACCGGAGTCACCCCCATCCGCAGGCAGGTGCCGGTGGAGGACTACCTGTCGATGCAGAAGCGGTTCGCGCACCTCTTCTCGCCCCGCCGGCGCGACGACGTGATCGCGCGCGTGCAGGCACAGGCCGACAAGAACATCCGTCGCTACGGGCTCTTGGAGGAGTCATGA